Proteins from a single region of Strix uralensis isolate ZFMK-TIS-50842 chromosome 12, bStrUra1, whole genome shotgun sequence:
- the TDRD12 gene encoding putative ATP-dependent RNA helicase TDRD12 yields the protein MRNMEVLVLKIEDPGCFWVTMKGCGPYVVDEVEYTNLNAEMNQFYDKSYEDVDEVKPLTVEEGQICVVFSEDLKCWCRAVIKSIMYCMDHYQTECFLVDYAKNIFVKTKDIRVALEAFMQIPYRAKKCRLYRTKPVTLHIDFCENTAKIVPAKRWDSAAIQYFQNLLKATTQMKAKLCAVEDNTFDVFLYGTIKDEKVCINDDLVSKNFAHFEEAKENTGSSADYQENRTSLSVESLPVKTVNPALAFRPVLFQEKVSTDLETGLPVSSVFLKETYQTSCTDLSESTASIVKAIPGLPFKEDTAVHTDRLQQFLNSDPLKAHIIEDDQQFQNFQNLGEERNFVFLSNKIEPSSVLETAPLFDDLKKELTRKKRLGPNFTESYCWPPVARGCDVVAISYHGNDPFLYIPPILTFLQLGSCYKALPNTNGPLALILCPGWKKAQLVFELLQTYERCCRQLHPMLIILGQKKEEALSVKIQECEVIVTTPYSLLRLFEHHSLLFCRLCHLVLDEVEVLFSDAAEQVFTILDCYKKDVSEEYSAHQIVAVGTRWNKHIARLIKEFMNGPYIVITTIEEASIYGNVQQVVRSCMNSERISVLLKILDFTHNNLQKVLVFTNTVNEAEMIHKALKNNSIFSLKLHKESEFNFKYILEQWTKKSNSGTHVVLVLTDDCMQYLGIMDATCVVHFGFPSPRIFGQRLHSVSDNFCNVIKDSSVDQEYTKARSVILLTENSECHELGILRYLQHAEAEIPPELHDFTAKMLEAEEDQKFSRPLCAYLKTFGICKNRTVCPDRHQINLQIDMPQNIPDKIIQTPGYVTIVPLHIVNATNYFGRIVDKQEDQYTNLAEEINEYFKKPSNKISVKNVEKLAFYGLCEKTLFHRVQVVEISPKEEENLFFNVKIKYIDEGRISQVQSYHLLHLPARFQCLPPQAVEFIVCKVKPIDNEIEWNPKVTRYICHKIKGKLHEAKIVHTLGNTAWVDPMVRLTRLSGFKMLVNEYNVRSEILSTGLGTDNPEHITQLQKLYRHRKVLDHAKNLNPLSIKEDTAGPENASNPQNTSIQENSTENCNASKITFGNHPCDGVAQTKEAEDSTLHQRKCFYPEIKWFQNEETVTVKVKIASVADYKCEFSKQKVVFSACSGDKLYLADMELHQYILAGKSTCVIKDKEAIIVLMKEKKGAWCKLLKNKNLHVSFDFEHWEDFEDKSPFSVGTEKRWCTAAVTEECVDSSEESGTESDE from the exons ATGAGAAACATGGAAGTCTTGGTATTAAAG ATTGAAGATCCAGGTTGCTTTTGGGTTACTATGAAAGGATGTGGGCCTTATGTAGTCGATGAAGTAGAGTATACAAACCTGAATGCTGAAATGAATCAGTTCTATGACAAATCTTACGAAGATGTGGATGAAGTAAAACCACTGACAGTAGAAGAAGGCCAG atttgtgTGGTTTTCAGTGAGGACCTCAAATGCTGGTGTAGAGCAGTTATTAAGTCAATCATGTACTGTATGGATCATTATCAAACAGAATGTTTTCTTGTGGATTAtgccaaaaacatttttgttaaaacaaagga catTCGAGTTGCACTGGAAGCATTTATGCAGATCCCATATAGAGCAAAAAAGTGTAGACTGTATCGCACAAAGCCAGTGACGTTACATATCGACTTCTgtgaaaacactgcaaaaatagT ACCAGCCAAAAGATGGGATAGTGCTgctattcagtattttcaaaaccTTCTCAAAG CAACTACCCAAATGAAAGCCAAGTTATGTGCTGTAGAAGATAACACgtttgatgtttttctttatgGGACAATAAAAGATGAAAAG GTATGCATTAATGATGATCTTGTCTCAAAGAACTTTGCTCATTTTGAGGAAGCTAAAGAGAATACAGGGAGTTCTGCAGATTATCAGGAGAACCGAACGTCATTAAGTGTTGAGTCACTTCCAGTGAAAACTGTTAATCCTGCACTTGCTTTCAGGCCAGTGCTATTTCAGGAGAAGGTATCAACAGACCTTGAAACAG GTCTTCCTGTTTCCAGTGTCTTTCTTAAAGAGACATACCAAACATCATGTACAGATCTAAGTGAAAGTACTGCATCT ATTGTCAAAGCGATTCCAGGTTTGCCTTTCAAAGAAGATACAGCAGTTCACACAGACAG GCTTCAGCAGTTCTTAAATTCTGATCCTCTGAAGGCACACATAATTGAAGATGACCAACAG TTTCAGAATTTTCAAAATCTTGGTGAAGAAAGAAACTTTGTCTTTCTCAGCAACAAAATTGAGCCATCGTCAGTTCTGGAAACAGCACCACTTTTTGATGATCTGAAAAAG gaACTTACTCGGAAAAAACGTTTAGGCCCTAACTTCACAGAGTCTTACTGTTGGCCGCCAGTAGCTCGAGGCTGTGATGTAGTTGCCATCTCATATCACGGAAATGATCCGTTCTTATATATTCCACCAATTCTTACGTTTTTGCAGTTGGGAAGTTGCTACAAAGCCTTGCCAAACACCAATGGG CCGCTAGCACTTATTTTGTGTCCTGGGTGGAAGAAGGCACAGCTTGTTTTTGAGCTACTACAAACATACGAGAGATGCTGCAGGCAGCTTCATCCAATGTTGATAATACTTgggcagaaaaaagaagaagcTTTAAGTGTGAAAATCCAAGAAT GTGAAGTAATCGTGACTACACCATATAGCCTCCTGAGACTGTTTGAACATCACAGTTTATTATTTTGTAGGCTTTGCCACCTTGTTCTTGATGAGGTTGAGGTACTGTTCTCTGACGCTGCTGAACAG gtTTTTACTATATTAGATTGTTACAAGAAAGACGTTAGTGAAGAGTATTCAGCGCATCAGATCGTTGCTGTTGGAACCCGTTGGAATAAACACATAGCACGCTTGATAAAGGAGTTCATGAATGGTCCTTACATTGTGATAACAACTATAGAAGAAGCTTCCATCTATGGAAATGTGCAACAG GTCGTGAGATCTTGCATGAACAGTGAGAGAATTTCCGTGTTACTTAAAATACTGGACTTTACCCACAATAATCTTCAGAAGGTGCTGGTATTCACTAATACAGTAAATGAGGCAGAAATGATTCATAAG GCACTGAAGAACAACtcaatattttcactgaaattacaTAAAGAGAGCGAGTTTAATTTCAAATATATCTTAGAGCAGTGGACAAAAAAGTCTAATTCTGGCACTCATGTTGTATTAG TTTTAACAGATGACTGCATGCAGTATTTGGGAATTATGGATGCAACTTGCGTGGTacattttggttttccttctccAAGAATCTTTGGTCAGCGTCTACACAGCGTATCTGACAACTTCTGTAATGTGATAAAG gattcttCTGTAGATCAGGAATATACAAAGGCAAGGTCAGTAATTCTGCTAACAGAAAACAGTGAATGTCATGAACTTGGCATCCTGCGTTATTTGCAGCATGCAGAAGCTGAAATTCCACCAGAACTGCATGATTTTACTGCCAAGATGCTAGAAGCTGAAGAAGATCAGAAATTTTCAAGGCCACTGTGTGCCTACCTTAAAACATTTGGAATTTGCAA GAATAGAACAGTGTGTCCAGATCGTCATCAAATTAATTTACAAATAGACATGCCCCAGAACATACCAGATAAAATTATACAAACGCCTGGATATGTGACA ATAGTGCCTCTTCACATTGTAAATGCAACAAACTACTTTGGTCGGATAGTAGACAAACAAGAGGACCAATATACAAATCTTGCTGAAGAAATTAATGAGTATTTTAAGAAACCTAGTAATAAAATTTCTGTTAAGAATGTGGAGAAGCTAGCATTTTATGGATTATgtgagaaaacactttttcacag GGTTCAGGTGGTAGAGATTTCcccaaaagaggaagaaaatttattctttaatgtcaaaattaaatatataGATGAAGGAAGAATAAGTCAAGTTCAGAGCTATCACCTGCTTCACTTGCCTGCAAGGTTTCAATGTCTGCCACCTCAAGCTGTGGAATTCATAGTCTGTAAAGTGAAACCCATTGATAATGAAATTGAATGGAACCCAAAG GTAACCCGTTACATCTGTcacaaaattaaaggaaaactaCATGAAGCAAAAATAGTACATACCTTGGGAAATACAGCTTGGGTTGACCCAATG GTCCGGCTTACCAGGCTTTCAGGTTTCAAGATGTTGGTCAATGAATACAACGTTCGATCTGAGATTTTGTCTACGGGTCTGGGAACTGACAATCCAGAACATATAACCCAACTTCAGAAGTTGTACAGACACAGGAAAGTATTAGATCATGCAAAGAACTTGAACCCTTT AAGCATAAAGGAGGATACAGCTGGTCCAGAGAATGCATCCAATCCACAGAATACGTCAATACAAGAAAATTCTACTGAAAACTGTAATGCTTCTAAAATTACTTTTGGGAATCATCCATGTG ACGGCGTAGCTCAAACCAAGGAAGCAGAAGACTCTACCCTGCATCAACGTAAATG tttttatccAGAAATAAAGTGGTTTCAAAATGAAGAGACTGTTACAGTGAAGGTAAAAATAGCAAGTGTAGCTGACTATAAATGTGAATTCTCTAAACAGAAGGTGGTTTTCAG TGCTTGTTCAGGAGACAAACTTTATTTGGCTGACATGGAGCTGCATCAATATATACTTGCAGGAAAGTCTACATGCGTAATTAAGGATAAAGAGGCTATTATTGTTCtcatgaaagagaagaaaggagcatGGTGCAAATTACTGAAGAACAAG AATCTTCACGTATCTTTTGATTTTGAACACTGGGAAGATTTTGAAGATAAAAGCCCTTTTTCAGTTG GTACTGAAAAACGGTGGTGCACTGCTGCAGTAACTGAAGAATGCGTTGACTCCTCAGAAGAGAGTGGAACAGAAAGTGATGAGTAA